A single region of the Ascaphus truei isolate aAscTru1 chromosome 6, aAscTru1.hap1, whole genome shotgun sequence genome encodes:
- the LOC142498112 gene encoding taste receptor type 1 member 3-like — protein MVFNQTPNEKQLSIAKCKERRQSDIENSTIRAMIPHFTLFVSLFLGFKVGIILGKTENLDAEAYQIFHKPGEFMIGGLFPVHTTVKDLENRWKPEPLTCSSLNPTGFLQALAMKFTLEEINNSTTLLPGENLGYEIYDTCLNSMVILHPAMLFITRNGTQDVEVTCNLTEYRTRVLAVIGPSSTEIATASMKLFSTFLIPQISYSITSDKFSDRNIFPAFFRTVPSDKKQVNGMVSLIAYFKWNWIAIVASEDDYGETAIQQFSSSAISNGICIAYVGLIPLYLSSSQTSIVIEDTLDRIEQTDVKVVLVFASLSQSIAFFMEVIRRNMTRVWIGSASWVLSASIIAMPGIERIGTVIGFNHRAQTVLGFDQYLRNVISEMYALQSLPTNPLATRSNDYDGIDFEADKMTVMLNPLTELHAHSVYKSAYAVAYALHNLLNCSAVKCNKKQSNIFAWKLSEEMKKLNFTIFNTTYNFDKYGNPSTGYDIVTHSLAEMGFTRIGCYNNEMGINSSLIDWRTQMNKVPESQCSKDCLPGQIKRVKGTHSCCFDCIDCQEGMFHSLTDDFQCYPCPEGQWSNPRSTICSNPTFLYLQWSDTPVIFLLSFTFGLFCLILGTCILFLKNRNTPIVQASGGNMSFFALLSLLAISFSMALFIGKPNNIVCQMQQPFLAIGFTCCLSTFSVKAIQVMLVTDFKGMPAKYIQWLKTKGTWASVIFSILIQCSFCIWYIHSTTPLSSNEEVTYLHKYLQCEISDILSFVLMFGYNGILALMSFMLNCVAQAPPGQYNLARDITFSMLAYLLIWIVFVPVYVEITHGNQSLLQMATALVSSFGIMLGYFAPKCYILLLKPGMGSAEYFKIYNN, from the exons ATGGTTTTCAACCAAACGCCAAATGAAAAACAATTGTCAATTGCAAAGTGCAAGGAGAGGAGACAATCTGACATTGAAAA TTCCACTATCAGAGCCATGATTCCTCATTTTACATTATTTGTGAGTTTATTCTTGGGATTTAAAGTGGGAATTATCCTGGGAAAGACGGAAAATCTAGACGCTGAAGCCTACCAGATATTTCATAAGCCTGGAGAATTCATGATTGGTGGTCTGTTTCCGGTCCACACAACAGTTAAAGACTTAGAAAATCGCTGGAAACCTGAGCCCTTGACATGTAGCAG TTTAAACCCTACAGGTTTTCTTCAGGCGCTGGCAATGAAATTCACATTAGAAGAGATCAACAACAGCACCACTCTGCTTCCTGGAGAGAATCTAGGGTATGAAATCTATGACACCTGCCTGAATTCCATGGTCATTCTACATCCCGCCATGCTCTTTATAACCAGGAATGGGACACAAGATGTGGAAGTGACTTGCAACCTAACAGAATATAGAACCCGAGTACTGGCAGTGATCGGACCTTCATCCACCGAGATTGCCACAGCCTCCATGAAGCTGTTTAGCACCTTCCTCATCCCACAG ATTAGCTATTCTATCACCTCTGACAAGTTCAGTGACAGGAACATCTTCCCAGCCTTCTTCCGGACGGTCCCCAGTGACAAAAAACAAGTGAATGGAATGGTATCTCTGATTGCTTACTTCAAATGGAACTGGATAGCAATTGTGGCCAGTGAGGATGACTATGGTGAAACAGCCATACAGCAGTTCTCTTCTTCAGCCATCTCCAATGGGATCTGCATTGCTTATGTAGGTCTCATTCCTTTGTACCTTTCAAGCTCTCAAACAAGTATTGTGATTGAAGATACCTTGGACAGAATTGAGCAGACTGATGTTAAGGTGGTACTTGTCTTTGCTTCACTTTCTCAGTCCATTGCTTTTTTTATGGAGGTCATCAGGCGCAACATGACAAGGGTGTGGATAGGGAGTGCATCCTGGGTCCTTTCAGCAAGTATTATAGCCATGCCTGGCATAGAGCGCATTGGAACAGTGATAGGCTTCAATCACAGGGCACAAACTGTGTTAGGATTTGATCAATATCTAAGAAACGTGATCTCTGAAATGTACGCACTCCAATCCCTGCCTACCAACCCTTTGGCAACCAGGAGTAATGATTATGATGGCATTGATTTTGAAGCTGACAAAATGACTGttatgttaaatccactcacggAGTTGCATGCACACAGTGTGTACAAATCAGCATATGCAGTAGCGTATGCTTTGCACAACCTACTTAACTGTAGCGCTGTAAAATGTAATAAGAAACAGTCCAATATCTTCGCTTGGAAA TTATCGGAAGAGATGAAGAAACTGAATTTTACCATTTTTAATACTACGTATAACTTTGACAAATATGGAAACCCCAGTACTGGATACGACATTGTGACCCACAGCCTAGCCGAGATGGGGTTTACAAGAATTGGATGCTACAACAATGAAATGGGAATTAATAGCTCACTCATTGACTGGAGAACACAAATGAACAAG GTGCCTGAGTCCCAATGCTCCAAAGACTGTTTGCCAGGACAAATTAAGAGAGTGAAAGGAACTCATTCGTGCTGCTTTGATTGTATTGACTGTCAAGAAGGAATGTTTCATTCTCTTACAG ATGACTTCCAGTGTTATCCATGCCCAGAAGGTCAATGGTCCAATCCTAGGAGCACCATCTGTAGCAACCCCACCTTCCTGTACCTGCAGTGGAGTGATACCCCAGTAATATTCCTGCTTTCATTCACATTTGGCCTCTTCTGCCTTATCCTGGGTACTTGCATTCTCTTTTTGAAGAACAGGAACACTCCCATTGTCCAGGCCTCTGGCGGCAACATGAGTTTCTTTGCTCTTCTTTCATTGCTGGCAATTAGTTTCAGCATGGCCCTCTTCATTGGAAAACCCAATAATATTGTGTGCCAAATGCAGCAGCCATTCCTGGCTATTGGTTTCACCTGCTGCCTGTCTACATTCTCAGTAAAGGCCATTCAAGTTATGTTGGTCACAGATTTTAAAGGAATGCCCGCAAAATATATCCAGTGGCTTAAAACCAAAGGTACTTGGGCCTCTGTCATTTTCAGCATTCTAATTCAGTGTTCATTTTGTATTTGGTACATACATAGCACCACACCACTGTCCTCAAATGAGGAGGTCACTTACCTTCATAAATATCTACAGTGTGAAATATCCGATATTCTTAGCTTTGTTCTCATGTTTGGGTACAATGGAATACTTGCCCTTATGTCTTTTATGTTAAACTGTGTGGCCCAGGCACCCCCAGGTCAGTACAATCTAGCCAGAGATATCACATTTTCCATGTTGGCATATTTGCTAATTTGGATTGTATTTGTCCCTGTCTATGTGGAGATCACTCATGGGAATCAATCCTTATTGCAAATGGCCACCGCCCTGGTCAGTTCCTTTGGCATAATGTTGGGGTATTTTGCCCCTAAGTGTTATATTCTCCTTCTAAAGCCAGGCATGGGGTCTGCAGAGTATttcaaaatatataataattag